In Ancalomicrobiaceae bacterium S20, the following proteins share a genomic window:
- a CDS encoding RidA family protein: MTRKLISTGSPFEKVAGYSRAVADGDWCWVSGTTGYDYAAMAMPESVEDQTRNAMETIKKALGDAGFAIEDVVRATYYVTDAAMMDVVFPIVGSYFAEVRPAASMIVCGLVKPEMKVEIEVTAKKRG; encoded by the coding sequence ATGACCCGCAAGCTGATTTCGACCGGTTCGCCCTTCGAGAAGGTCGCCGGCTACTCGCGCGCCGTCGCCGACGGCGACTGGTGCTGGGTGTCGGGCACGACCGGCTACGACTATGCCGCCATGGCGATGCCGGAGTCGGTCGAGGACCAGACCCGCAACGCGATGGAGACGATCAAAAAGGCGCTCGGCGACGCCGGCTTCGCGATCGAGGACGTCGTGCGCGCGACCTATTACGTCACCGACGCCGCGATGATGGACGTGGTGTTCCCGATCGTCGGCTCGTACTTCGCCGAGGTCCGTCCGGCCGCGAGCATGATCGTCTGCGGTCTGGTGAAGCCGGAGATGAAGGTCGAGATCGAGGTCACGGCCAAGAAGCGCGGCTGA